One genomic segment of Mustelus asterias unplaced genomic scaffold, sMusAst1.hap1.1 HAP1_SCAFFOLD_1140, whole genome shotgun sequence includes these proteins:
- the LOC144487934 gene encoding uncharacterized protein LOC144487934, with the protein MEKPWKCEDCGKRYKAPSLLEAHRHSHTGERPFTCWVCGKGFIDSSTLQRHQQVHTGESAFTCCQCGKGFTQISSLQTHQRVHTGERPFTCSQCVKGFSKSSNLQKHQRVHTGERPFGCSACGKRFTQLSHLRAHQRVHTGERPFTCSQCGKGFTQLYSLQTHQRNHTGERPYSCFQCGKGFIHLSNLQIHQRVHTGERPFTCSQCGKGFTQLSNLRRHQRVHSGERPFTCPVCGKRFTRLSTLQSHQRVHTGERLFSCSQCGKGFTDSSTLLTHQKVHK; encoded by the coding sequence ATggaaaaaccatggaaatgtgaggactgtgggaagagatacaaagcgCCCTCTctactggaagctcatcggcacagccacactggggagaggccgttcacctgctgggtgtgtgggaagggattcattgattcatccactctgcagagacaccagcaagttcacactggtgagagtgcattcacctgctgtcagtgtgggaagggatttactcagatatcaagcctgcagacacaccagcgagttcacactggggagaggccattcacctgctctcagtgtgtgaAGGGATTCAGTAAGTCATCCAACctacagaaacaccagcgagttcacacaggagagaggccattcggctgctctgcatgtgggaaaagattcactcagttatctcatctgcgggcacaccagcgagttcacactggggagagaccgttcacctgctctcagtgtgggaagggattcactcaattgtacagcctgcagacacaccagcgcaatcacactggggagaggccatacagttgctttcagtgtgggaagggattcattcatttatcaaacctgcagatacaccagcgagttcacactggggagaggccattcacctgctctcagtgtggaaagggattcactcagttatctaatctgcggagacaccagcgagttcactctggagagaggccgttcacctgccccgtgtgtgggaagagattcactcggttatccaccctgcaatcacaccagcgagttcacaccggggagagactgttcagctgctctcagtgtgggaagggattcactgattcatccaccctgctgacacaccaaaaAGTTCACAAGTGA